The genomic region AACTGAGCTAGCGGCGCGCGCTGACCCGAGAACTCTAGCGGAACCTTGCAGGTGCTTTCTGCCATGGCTATGGGGGGTGCCGCTGGCGGTTCGGGGGTGTGCGCGGGTCTGTCGTGGCTGGTCGCGCCCCGCGGCGGAGCCGCAAATAGACACAGCCCCGCGCCCCTGAAAGACGGGGCTGCGCCCCTGTCTTTCGTTTTTAGGGGCGCGGGGAACTGCGCGACCAGCCCCCACCGGGCCGCAGGAAGGAAACGACCCCATCGCCACCACCCCCTCTCCGTCATTCAGACCGTCAACATGCGATACCCGGTGACAGTTGAGAAACTGACGGACGTGCAGAAGCGCGGACTTTTCGACCAGCAGGGTGAGGGGAATCGCATGGCCGCTCCGGTATTCGAGGAATTCGATCCCGAGAGCGACTGCGACTGCCCCGGATGTACGCACTGGCGGCATGTGCTGCCGCATTCCACGGCCCCCGGCGCCGCCGGATTCGGCGGTCACCCCGCGGCCCACCGCGCGCTCGTCGTGGCCGCGGCCGCCGGGACGGCACTCGGCGCCGGCCACGCCGTACCGGCCGTCGCGGCCGCCGCGCACGCCCCGCTGCAGCCCGGCGTCCCCGCGACCGACGAACCCGACACCCCCCAGGGCGGCGAGGCCCCGCTGCACGGCCCCGGCGGCGTTCCGGCCAAGGTCAAGGCACCTCCGACGACCCGGGCCGAGATCATCAACCGGGCCAAGGAGTGGGTCGCCGCGGAGGTGCCCTACAGCATGAGCGCGTACTGGTCCGACGGGTACCGCCAGGACTGCTCGGGCTTCGTCTCGATGGCCTGGAACCTCGGCGGGAACGAATGGACGGGTAGTCTCGACAAGTTCGGCGTCCGGATTTCCCGGGAACAGCTGGAGCCCGGTGACATTCTGCTGTTCCACAATCCGGCGGACCCCGTGAAGGGGTCGCACGTCGTGATTTTCGGCGGCTGGACGGACTACACGCAGGACTCTTACGTCGCGTACGAGGAGGCCCGCCCGCAAGCCCGCAAGCAGGCCACTCCGTTCGCCTACTGGAAGTATCCGGACCGCTATCTGGCGTATCGCTACAAGGGGCTGAAAGTGGGAACGGGAGGTACGGGAGGTACGGGAAGTACGGGAAGTACGGCCGGTACGGCGGGCACCGGGGATACGCCGGGTACGGGGGATACAGGGGATACGGGTCAGGTTTCCCCGGCCGCGCCGAACACATCGGACGGCCCGTCCGCCCCGTCCGCCCCGTCCGCCTCGGCCGCGCCGTCCGCCCCTGCCACCCCCGTCACCTATCCGGTGAGGAATCCGGCCGCGGTTCCCTACCCGGGCGCGGCGGCCTTCGGGCCCGGTGCGAACAACGCCTACGTCACCCGGCTGGGGCGGATGCTCATCGCGCGGGGCGCGGCCTCGTACTACACGGCCGGGCAGCCGGGACCGCGCTGGTCGGACGCGGACCGCAGGGCCACCCACGCGTTCCAGCGGGCGCAGGGCTGGACGGGGGCGGCCGCGGACGGGTTCCCGGGGCCGACGACCTGGTCGTATCTGGTGAACGACAAGGGCCGGGACATCGTCGCCCCGAGCGGCGGCAGTCCCGGCGAGCCCGCGCGCCCCCCGGCCGGAGGCGTCGCCTCGCACGGCGTCCCCGGCTACCCCGGGCGGG from Streptomyces sp. NBC_00878 harbors:
- a CDS encoding peptidoglycan-binding protein, which produces MAAPVFEEFDPESDCDCPGCTHWRHVLPHSTAPGAAGFGGHPAAHRALVVAAAAGTALGAGHAVPAVAAAAHAPLQPGVPATDEPDTPQGGEAPLHGPGGVPAKVKAPPTTRAEIINRAKEWVAAEVPYSMSAYWSDGYRQDCSGFVSMAWNLGGNEWTGSLDKFGVRISREQLEPGDILLFHNPADPVKGSHVVIFGGWTDYTQDSYVAYEEARPQARKQATPFAYWKYPDRYLAYRYKGLKVGTGGTGGTGSTGSTAGTAGTGDTPGTGDTGDTGQVSPAAPNTSDGPSAPSAPSASAAPSAPATPVTYPVRNPAAVPYPGAAAFGPGANNAYVTRLGRMLIARGAASYYTAGQPGPRWSDADRRATHAFQRAQGWTGAAADGFPGPTTWSYLVNDKGRDIVAPSGGSPGEPARPPAGGVASHGVPGYPGRALFRPGASNEYVTRLGKQLVKKGFGKYYTQGPGPRWGEDDRRNVEAFQRAQGWRGGAADGYPGPETWRRLFF